One segment of Cololabis saira isolate AMF1-May2022 chromosome 9, fColSai1.1, whole genome shotgun sequence DNA contains the following:
- the ogfod2 gene encoding 2-oxoglutarate and iron-dependent oxygenase domain-containing protein 2, producing the protein MTNEEDRKPQFYTCSCFTTDNIFLEEYKLHVRFVSEQQFRGDYQAVLSRLGCVTEQQFDDVLHQISQEVDRRRRLGVTSAERAAVIEHSYRPLHPHIYRLQESYLTPRFRQIVEYCRRSDATEEGVSELLEEEAALRVYRLPVFEKSFCDELVEELEHFEQSPAPKGRPNTMNNYGILLNELGFDEGFITPLREQYLQVLTSRLYPDCGGGVLDSHKAFVVKYDMNEDLDLSYHYDNAEVTLNVSLGKDFTGGNLYFGDMRQVPVNETECTEVEHRVTEGLFHRGQHMHGALPISGGQRWNLIVWMRASQERNRRCPMCNRKPSLVEGDGFADGFTRQPEAPLNASCVVS; encoded by the exons atgACAAACGAAGAAGACAGAAAGCCCCAATTTTACACATGTAGCTGCTTCACTACGGATAACATTTTCCTGGAGGAATACAAACTCCACGTTCGCTTCGTGTCCGAGCAGCAGTTCAGAGGAGACTACCAGGCT GTGTTGAGCAGGCTCGGCTGTGTCACGGAGCAGCAGTTTGATGATGTTCTCCATCAG ATTTCCCAGGAGGTGGACAGACGGAGACGTCTAGGTGTGACATCGGCTGAGAGAGCTGCTGTCATAGAGCACAGCTACCGGCCCCTCCATCCTCACATCTACCGTCTGCAG GAGTCCTACCTCACTCCAAGGTTCAGGCAGATTGTTGAGTACTGTCGGAGGAGCGATGCCACAGAAGAAGGAGTCTCAGAACTGTTGGAGGAAGAGGCAG CCCTGAGGGTTTATCGCCTCCCCGTGTTTGAGAAAAGCTTCTGTGACGAACTGGTGGAGGAACTGGAGCACTTTGAGCAGTCGCCAGCCCCTAAAGGACGACCCAACACCATGAACAACTACGGA ATTCTCCTGAATGAGCTGGGCTTTGACGAGGGCTTCATCACGCCTCTGCGTGAGCAGTACCTGCAGGTTCTCACCTCCCGGCTGTACCCGGACTGTGGGGGGGGCGTCCTGGACAGTCACAAAGCCTTTGTGGTCAAATACGACATGAACGAAgatctggacctgagctaccACTATGACAACGCCGAGGTGACTCTTAATGTGTCCCTGGGCAAGGATTTCACCGGGGGCAACCTTTATTTTGGGGATATGAGACAG GTGCCGGTGAATGAGACGGAGTGCACGGAGGTGGAGCACAGAGTGACCGAGGGCCTCTTCCACCGCGGCCAGCACATGCACGGAGCCCTGCCCATCTCCGGCGGCCAGCGCTGGAACCTCATCGTCTGGATGAGAGCCTCGCAGGAGCGCAACCGGCGCTGCCCCATGTGCAACAGGAAGCCGTCGCTGGTGGAGGGAGACGGCTTCGCTGACGGCTTCACTAGACAGCCGGAGGCGCCGCTGAACGCATCATGCGTGGTGTCATGA
- the zgc:113436 gene encoding gypsy retrotransposon integrase-like protein 1 — translation MINVESLPVAEEEVVESSSNKLGDIYTFVSKGSFPQTMNPLKKKNLKRYAQKFIIDEGKLFYVGPKKDEKREVVIEADRKRQIFLDCHFNDIGHHLGQKKTVHRIQSKYYWLGIIKDVVDWIKVCETCQHTERNKTLARTVRPIKVEAPWDIIGIDFLGPFPETQQGNQSVTLIIDYFSKWPEAFPVQRADALSVARCISKCIYRFGAPKTMVCTQNADFCDEVTKLLCDKWSITQKVSPLDQLQLNPLHDCTGALLKEAVGQMVAEKRAEWDDFLDPVLFLFRTSTNPTTKFTPYSLMFNRKAGLPSEIVLDHLHHRHPEQDTCSTKEKASTYMALMREQQNCVKQLVIANMNAAYKQEKKKNAKRRTQNPAPVTFKIADPLFAAGDSPSPKKAKESLYLSFPVATVLATEQSSSEDVKTELAYDFAEDDG, via the exons ATGATAAACGTGGAGTCGCTGCCAGTGGCTGAGGAGGAGGTGGTTGAATCCAGCTCCAACAAACTCGGTGACATTTACACTTTTGTGTCTAAAGGCAGTTTTCCGCAGACGATGAAccctttaaaaaagaagaaccTCAAAAGATATGCCCAGAAATTTATCATAGACG AGGGAAAGCTGTTTTATGTGGGACCCAAGAAAGACGAGAAGAGGGAGGTGGTGATCGAGGCCGACAGGAAGAGGCAGATCTTTCTCGACTGTCACTTCAACGACATTGGCCACCACCTCGGCCAAAAGAAGACCGTCCACAGGATCCAGAGCAAGTACTACTGGCTGGGGATCATCAAGGACGTGGTGGACTGG ATTAAAGTGTGCGAGACGTGCCAGCACACGGAGAGGAATAAAACCCTGGCAAGAACTGTTCGGCCCATTAAGGTGGAAGCTCCGTGGGATATCATCGGGATCGACTTTCTAG gACCTTTCCCAGAGACTCAACAAGGCAATCAAAGTGTTACTCTCATTATTGATTACTTCAGTAAATGGCCAGAAGCTTTTCCAGTGCAAAGGGCAGATGCCCTCTCGGTTGCAAGATGCATCTCTAAATGCATATAcag GTTCGGTGCCCCTAAAACGATGGTGTGCACGCAGAATGCTGACTTCTGTGACGAG GTGACAAAGCTGCTGTGCGACAAGTGGAGCATAACACAGAAGGTTTCTCCCCTGGACCAGCTGCAACTCAACCCACTCCACGACTGCACGGGCGCGCTGCTGAAGGAGGCCGTGGGGCAGATGGTGGCGGAGAAGCGGGCTGAATGGGACGACTTCCTGGACCCTGTGCTGTTCCTCTTCCGTACCTCTACCAACCCCACAACCAAGTTCACCCCTTACTCGCTCATGTTCAACCGGAAAGCCGGTTTACCGAGTGAG ATTGTGCTGGACCATCTACATCATCGCCACCCAGAGCAAGACACGTGCTCCACAAAGGAGAAGGCTTCTACATATATGGCCCTAATGCGGGAGCAACAAAACTGTGTGAAACAGCTG GTCATAGCAAACATGAACGCAGCCTACAagcaagaaaagaagaagaatgcaAAGCGCAGAACACAAAATCCGGCTCCAGTTACTTTTAAAATTGCAGatcctctgtttgctgcagGGGATTCGCCTTCCCCCAAAAAAGCGAAGGAGAGTTTGTATTTGTCTTTTCCTGTTGCGACGGTGCTGGCCACCGAGCAGAGCAGTTCGGAGGACGTAAAGACGGAGTTGGCGTATGACTTTGCTGAGGACGACGGCTGA